The Desulfovibrio sp. TomC genome segment AGTTCGTTTCATTGTTCGAACCCAGCAAAATACAAAAGGACTGATCTTTATGTTTTCCAAAAAATTGACTCACCCTACCAATGAGCTGTCAACCGCAGGAATTTGGGCCAAAAAAAATGAAATGAACAGGATATAAATTCAATTCAATAAACCTTGAAAAACGCTTCGCCAAGACGGTCACTGGCTGGCATGTCAGAAAAAGCTACGCAAAAACTGGCTGTTAGAGAATCGTTCTTCGGTTTGCAACGCACTAATTCCATACGAAAATCCGAGGGAATAGCTGCGTTGCTCTTCGAGCAAAAGTGGTTAATGGAAAGTTATTCTGGTGCAAATTTATCCATCAAGTGGTAAAGCAAAAAGTCTCACCCCGGATTTTGGAGCACTGGCCGTCCAAAGTGGGGAGTGAAGTGGGAACTCAGCGAAAAAACTGTTTCTCAGACCATGAGGACGGCAACAATGGCAGGACTCTGCCATTTCGCAGGTGCATTTTCACCAGAAACGTCATCAATCCATCGTCTTACCCACAAAATCGAGTAGCTGCACAGAAAAGGAAGTCTTTGGCTGCTTTCATTAAAATATAAACAAAAACAAGGGATTTAAATGGCAGGACTCTGCCGTTATCACCCTCAAATCCATCTCATAACCCTCGTTCAAAACAAATAAAATCAAAAGCCATCACCAGAGCATGCTATGGCTCTATTCTTTTACCTCACCAGAATCAAAGACGAAAAGAAAAAATACTATCAAATCCTTCGCTTTTTTTGAATTCAAATTTTCCATATATTTTATCATCGCCAGCAACGTTCCGCTGTTCAAGCAACCCAAACCACTGCAAAGGACGAAGAATCCGGGTATAAAAGGCAAAGCCGGGATAATCTTGAGGGGTATCCCAAAATCTTTTATCAGGGATTGTCGTTTGCTTCATGAGTCCTTCTTCAGGAATCCAATCGTGTTTAATCATCTTTAAACAGCAAAGAACAACACCGATCTGAAGACTTGGCCAACCTTGCAATGGGATACGATCAAAATAAGAAATGTCAAGCTGTTCATAAATAGCGGCATACAAGCAGCCAAAAAGTGCATTTTTGTTGTCTTTATACAGCTCCTTGCCTTTTTTCGTAGCCACAAGATGACCTTTATATTTCCTGACAAGGCCCGCAGATTTCAATACGAGATGATAAAAATGCAACGGCAAAACGTCACTTTCATTGACTACCTTACAGAACTTGAAAAGTTCTTCGCGGGAGTAGATTGGCCAATTAAGTTCATCAACCATTTTAACCACAAAATTACGATTAAAATTATCTTTTGGTGTCAGTTTTATCCCTGGAGCAGTCTTCGCCTCCGACAGGACAAGACGGACGGCTTTCATCCCCAATGAATTGTTAATTTCTGCAAATGATTCATTTTTATTTATGACAATTCTTTCAATAGAAAATGGGAAAGAAACCAATAGGCTGCGAACATTCTCTTGCCCAAGCGAAAGCCATAGAGGCTCGACATTACCAAGCCACTTCTTGACCTGTTCAGAAGGCGTAAATGAAGTTTCAAACATGATGGTTCACCAGATTGAATGATACGGACTCAGCTAAATGTTTAGCAAGTTCAACAGGCCAGAGCAATATTAAATACTACTAATCCAGACAACATATCAATAAAAATTGATAAATATACCATACTCTTGCCGTTCAACAACTAGTGCTATCATCTTTTTACTTATCATAACATTCAATCATATCAATATATTAAATTTAAATTTTGTTCAATTCGGTCTAGTGAACTTCTAGTGAACTTCTTGAGCAATAGAGCACATACATCACTTGTGATATCAAAGGGGGGTGCAAAGCCACCCCCTCTTAATATATAGAGCGAATTGTCTTTGTTTTTCAAATAATTTCAACTATTTACCACAGACAAACCCATTTTGTCTTTGACGTTAAAAATTTGCAATATATTATTGAAATTATTATAAATTTTAAGACTAAATACTTTTTGTCGACAAATGTTTTGCTGTCTCCCACCCAATTTTGGCGATGGAAGTATTCTCAATGAACCTCAAAAGGTATAGGCCTTACTTCTGGAGTTAGGCACTGGGGTTTCCTTGATGACTCCCTCTTTCACTGCTTTGTCAATGTATTTTGCAGCAGATCCATGTGCTTTAACTCCACCAGGATTCATATTTGCATAAACTGCCATCACTTCCTTTTTCAACTCTTCCTTAGAACTTGCTTTCCCACCAAGATTTTTAAGAGCAGTCACGACATAATGGACTTCATCTGCTACTTTTTTGCTTCCTACTGCTCTGAAACGGAGGCTCATTAGCTCCAGCATCAATTCAGTCTGAATCGCAAAATTGCGTGCCTTGTTATGTTTCAAAACATATTTATCTTCTTTCTTTTTAAAACTTAGCTCCCAAGTATTCGGAGACCAATCACCAATAGCACTGGCTCCTCGTCCGCCACCGGCACCACTATCGGTAGAAAACTTCCCATGATGATGAATCAAAAGTGGTGTAACACCAATCTCTTCAGTAAGAAGAGATACCCTGTCAAGAAGCCTCCGCATCTGATCGTTTGAATTTTCATCCTCACTATGGAAGCTTATCAATGGATCAATAACTAGGATGTCTATTTTGTTTAAGTCAACAGATTCTTTTATGGCTTTCTGAAAATGAGGGTCTTTTATATCGCCACTCGTCCGAACATCATTGTTGACACCAAGGAAAAACATTCTGTCTTGAAGAAGAGCATCCGGGAATTGGTAGACATTCCTAACAAAGTCGATCCTTTTCTTCATTCCAATCAAAGAGTTTTCTGACTGGACAAAGAGAACTCTATGCTCTCCTTGGTTCACCTTAAAGATATTCAAGAATCCAGTGGGCGGGGGCAAGATAAGGTCCATCGCAATTTGCAAGGTGAGGATCGACTTGCCGGCACCACCGTGTCCGGTGATCAATAATGGCTCACCTTTTGGCCAAAAGTTATCTATAAGGTACTCAAAATTTACATTTGATTTGACAACATCCAACGCATTGAATGTCTTGTACTGACGCTTTGGAGTTGAAGGTTCCGATGGAGGTTGAGAAGCAGAAGACACCAGCGCTGGGTCAAAATTTGCTGCAATATGATCTTTTGCCTTCGTTATTTCTCGGTCAAACCATGCTGCCCCATTTTCTCTCGATTTTTCTCCAATGGGGTAACTCGCAAAGATTTGCCTGACCACCCCTTCAGATAAATGTGAACCAAACAGGGCCACGAGGACCTTCATGGACACTTCTGACCGCTGCCCTTTGGGAATCGGGGTGACGATCTGCGTCTTGATGTTTTCGGAAACAGGGAGACCAGCGATGAAGTTGTCAGAAAGGGGAGTCGTCGGTGTGCTCTGCGCGGTAGTTGTCGTTGGCACCGGCGCGGCCAGAGGAGTATTCGGCGTCATAGGGGAATCCTGGGGATAATCGTGTGAATCGGGAATGGAAACAGGGGCCAGTGGCTTTATCGTCTTATGAAGGGAATAGTTCCGCAGCCAGTCCGGTGCCGAGGCCAGATTTTCGGGACTTTCGACGATGACGTAGGGCTTCCCCGTTTCGGGATGGAGCGATCCAGGGCAAAGGACTTGGCCGCCGATACCACGGATGTCGAAGACTTCTTTGACGGATCGGTTGGGATATCGCTGGCCGTCGCTCGGATAGAGGAAATAGAAGTGGTACCGTTCACCAGTGCCGCCGGTCTTGACCTTCAAAGTGGCGGGTAGCTCCTCCCCGACATTGGCAGTCAGCCAATCCCGGAACTTCCCCATGTCATCGACATCGAGGACCAGAACACCGCTGGCGGGACCGCAGGCGACGCCAGCACGCTCAGGAGAGAAGTCGGCACGGTTGAACTGGCGCTTCTGTTCGCACCACTGCTGCCAGATGGCCTCCGTTGGGCGCTTGAATTCACGGGAGGACTGCCCAGGAGAAGGGAAACCACCGACCAACGGGATCAGGGAGAAAGACTCTGCCAGAAATTCGAAGATACCCAGGCGAGCCTCGTCATCAAGCTGGTCCGACATCTCGATCAAGCGGAAGATTTCACTCTGGCTGTGCGGCATCATGCTACTCCATCCAAGGATTGACCACTTTACGCGTAGCTGGTTCACGAATTAGCGGCATGGTGCCGAGGTTGGGAAGAAAGTGCCTGTTCACCTGGGGCAAATCAAGTCAAAATCCAGAATCCTCGGTGAGTTACCTGAAGAGAGAACAAATTGCATATGCTCTAGGCAAGAATGCTCAATGTTTTAAGACAGTTCGATGTCATACTGCCGTGGTGACTTGGCAACGCGTTATCCACTTGCTATGAAATCCTCATGGCAGAAAAATCCGACAAAACTCCTGTGGATGATACCGACCGTCTCAAGCGAGTTGCTTTCTGGTACTGGGAGTACATGCGGAGAAACCCGCTATACCGTCGATATTGCGCAGTTATTGAACGATACCATGACTATTTTAAGTCCATTGGCGTCTTTGATTATATGGAAACGAGAGAATATCTTGAAGAGATGACCGGATATACAGCAGCCCATGACGACGAAGAAGAACTTATCCACAATCCCTTTCGGATGCGACTCGAGAAGGATCACGGGAAAGAAGCTGGGATGAAATATTTCAAATATGGATTCTTGAGCTATGGGTTTGAAAAGCATTTTGGAAGAATTTACCAACATCATTCCATTGGCATGGACAGTAGCATCATACTGGACAAACTGCTCACTGGCGTAGATATCGTTTTTTCCGTCAAAGGGCCAGCCGATATATCCGCCCTTACAAAGCTCAATGGGAGCTGGATGATCTCGATTGATGAAATGAGTCCAACTAACTTTCTCTACAACCTGGGAAAATCGACAAGTATCAAAGTTGACCCCCAAGCGATACTTAACAACCCTACGAAAGTTGGCTTGGAAATTCATGCTTTAAATCTGATCAATAGAGCAGTTGAAAGCCTTTTTGGGAAACAGCATATTGCAGATGAAACGTTCCAATCCGTTTATAAACTAAGTTTGTCTGGAAAACATATCAACAGTTCAGATGCTATGCGCCTTGCCCTACTCTGGCTCTGGGACAAGGCCCACGAAAAGGAAGGGGATGCCCCCACCCCCTTTGAGGAGGTCTACCCTGCCCTGAAGGCAAAGATAGAAGCAGCCGGGTTGACAGACGGCACCTGGGAACAAATTGTCACCCGCCGCAAGCGGATCGCCGGATACTATGCGGTGACAGATTTTTGCATTAAAAATCACGCCATAACGTCCTTAAATCAATAGCTATCCGTCAAATATCTTCGTCCTGCCAAATTCTTTTTCTAGAAATTGGCGGGTTCCTCGAAGCTCCTTTTGAGAGTGGTGCTCTCAACGGTCCGGGACAAAGCGACGCACGCTCCCCAAAACATGGACCGACGCAAGGAGTTCCAAAATGGCTAAGCTCGAAGACATCTCCCATTCGAATGAGTCCGCCCCCCAGAACGCCACCGGAGGCACCGGAGGTCCCGGTGGAGTTCCCTCCTCGGGGACCGAAGACGTCTCTTTGCCCAAACCCGTGCCGACTGTCGGTGCTCCTGGCAACGATGACGATCCAATGCGCCATATGCTGATGCACTTCCAGGGCTCCACGGGAGCCATGGGCGGGAAACCCGAACCTGATGCCCAGGTCGAGGAAGGAAAGCCCATTCCCCAGGAGATGTTGCAACGCGTTGTGGAGAACACGACGGGGCAGATCGAAAAGCTCACCAAGGATGAAGCACTACTCCAGTTGAAGTCACAACATGTGGCTGCTGAAGAGATTTATGCCTCGGCTCGCACGAAGATGGTCAATATTGGATACCTCATCGGTTGTTTGCTCGCGCACCTCAAATCACTGGTCATTGCCGAGGGTGAAAACTGGGGCGATTTCAGTGATCGCGAATTACCCGAAATGTCGCGGCGCACTCGGGATAAGTGCATGAACCTCGCCGATACCCCAGGCATCCTGAAGCACGCCTACCTTGGCACCGATGCAGCAGAACAAGTCATCCAAATCATCAAACCAATCAAGCACATGCTGTCCAAGGAAGACCCTATCAGCGACCTGTTCGAACGCAGCGGCATCAAGCTCAATTACGCAGAGATCGAAAAGAGCGAGTTGAAGCTTCTGGTTCAAGCGGTCATTACCCGCCAGAAGCTGTTGCCCAAAAAGATCGACATCGAGGTTCAGACCATCATTGACTTCAGCAAGGTGGCCGGCCCGGTGACTGCCATTGATACCGCCGTAATGCTTGACCGAGTGGCGCATGAACTTTCTCCAGCAGAATACATGGTTGAAGTCATCGCCAAAAATGGACTTCGCCCCAACGATGTCAGCGACACCAATTCCCCCAAACATCCGATCAAGTACATCAACGCCGAGACCGTAAAGCTCAAGAATTCCATCGATCGTCTCCTGGAGGAAGAGGTCAATCTGAAAAAGCTCGACAAGACACACCTGGAAGCCTTGCGGACTGCTGTCGACAACCTGCTGGGACGCTTCTCGAACTAATCACTATATTACCGGAGCACTCCTTCCTGTGACATGGAGGGAGTGCCCCACGGAGAATGATATGCGTATCTACCAATCCTCCATGACGATTCGGCACCTACGGGAATTTGCCAAGCGTTATCCCAATGTCAAGCCGAACGTGTTGTTATCATATGCTTTGCTGGCAAACGACTTGCCACACTTTACCGGCACAGACCGCGCTTTGTTGCGGAGCCTCATCCTTGACAGTGGTGTTTTTAGTGTACAAAAGCCCGGAGCCAAACAGACTCCAGACGATTTGTTCCCTAAGTTTAAGACATTTGCCCAGTACAACTCTGCGGCATGGGATTTAATCTTCAACTTCGACCTGCATTTTGGTCTTGATTCCTACGACAAGAATTTGGAATACCAGATTGACCTGGAGCAGGCAGGTATCCCCGTGGTTCCCGTTATTCACAACATCTACAACGATGACGCAGATAAAATCCTCGCCAGGGGACTCCCCGTACATAAAACTGTCGCTATCGGTCAATGCGACGGACGGACGATTCTGAAGAACGTGGAACCCGTCGTCAAGAAACTGTACGAAGCCGGGGCCAATATCCATTTCTTCGGCAGCAGCGAATACCGACTTATGGCCAAGCTTCCAGTTTGGTCGTGCGATTCTAGTTCTTGGGCCAAGTACCCAAGCCTTGGAGTGGTGCTCTTCTGGAATCCCAAGCACAGCCGCTTTGACATGACGGACAAGATTCACTTCCCGAAGCTTCAGGAGGGTAAGACGCCAAGCGGGTGCGTTTACTACCGTGATTACGACTACCTTCGGGATTTCGAAGAATACCTCGGATCGAACCTGAGCTTTACCTTGGATGACATGATAGGCGAGGAAGCCGATTTGAACCGTGCGGTGGTGAACATGCTCTACTACTGCCAGCTTGAAGAAAAGATCGCGGAACATCAACGTTCGCTTGGATTTGTCTTACCGGACTAAGTCTGACGGCAGAACTCTGCCATAAGAGGGTGAGCGTTTCGTGCGTCCACCCTCTTTTCATGTATTTTGATGGGTTCTGTCCCAACAGCCCATGTATTGATCGATTTTAAAATAATCTGTTCGTTTCGGTGGTGTTCAATGGCATAGTTCTGCCATTTTATAGCTCGCTGCTCGCTGCATTTTCCAGTTCTCACAGATATTGACTATATTTTCAAGATACAACCGCGATGCATTAACGCTGTAGAATAATAAGTTTACGGTAAACACTCTGGGGGAGGCTACTATAGCTTCCCCCATTCTCTTTCTTGGCCAAAACGAAGCGTAAAAAAGCCCCTCACCGAGGGGCCTTCCCCATAGACCCTATGGAGGCGACGGATAGGTATTCATGACTACCACTCCGTCATGACAAAACTATGCATTTCACATGCAATAATGATGTAATATCTATAAAATTTTGTTTCGAGTTGCCGAACCAATGGGAACAAGCATTTATACGATGAAGACCCAGAAAACAACAAGCTTCCTAAATTTACAAAGCACACCTGTTCTTCATTGCTCTCCACTCCAACACCAATTAATCAACTTCTCCAACACCACTCCATCTCAAGAAATATATGAAGCCAAAAAGTCCTGAGTTATCCTGAATCTTTGATAGATATTAAAAATCATACACTTAGTTCAACTAATTAAGTATTGACCTCAAATTTAAAATAACAAATAAAGTTGGTCATGGGAGCCGTGAACATCGGCGTCCAAGTTTGACGAGAATATTGCTCGACAAACAAAAAGTCAAAAAATAAAGAGTCTCATGAACAAGAGTTCTGATCAATTCCTTTTGAATCAGAAACTCCATGAGATGAACCAATCTATCATTGAGCAATCAAGATGGAGGAGTGGTTGAGACGATTCAGTAGCCCGCAATCTCTAGCGAGATGAAGCAGCGGTGGCCTCTATGCAAGACGAGAAACATGGCCGTTCGAAGTCTAATACGAAAGTATTTCAAGCATATTGTAGCGATTATGCACGGGATGTTGAAAACAAGGATACCGATTTGACCACGGGAAGCCCATCTATACGCCAAAGCCAAGGAAGCTTTGTATAAATGGGTGGCAGCGGTTCGTAAAGAACCATGAGATGATGCAGTAAACGATTTAAAACTATTCAAAAGTTTGTAACAAATCAATACTCATAAGATTGAACAATAAAAAAGTGTATAAAATTAAAATATACCTTTCAAATTTCAGTTTATTCTAGCACTGCATCATCTCATACCGCTGGATTCGGGAAAACCGAACGTCCAGAAGTAACAAGAAGCTTGGATTAGCGATAGTCCACTCGATCTTGGGGCTATCTTGGGTATCAATGTTATGTTGGTACTCAAGAATAGCCAAAATGCTAGAGAAGTTTATCCCTTTACGTGGGTAAGCTTCTTTTTTGCATAATTTTCTTGGTGATGCGGATTATCGAACGGCAAAAGTTAATTTTGGTCGCTCCATTCCCCCGCTCCACTCCCGCCACCGGGCTGAGTCCAAAAACAGGCCCCCAAATCTCCCCTCTCCTGCGCTTTCGGGACCGCCCCCATTGTTTGGGGTCCGTACACCACCAAAGCCTCAGGAATCGCGTCCTAGGGCCAATCACCGTTTTCGACAGGTTCAGGACCAGGATTTAGGCAGTCAAAAACGCGGTTACCCGCGTATTTGAAGCTAAAGCCGAGGATATGGGACCAATACTACGTCTTTTTGCCATTATATCCCAAGCATTTCTTATTGTCGTTTCAACAGCGACCTACAGATATTTAATAGTACAAATCCAACAAGGAGTCTTGTCATGTCGAAAAAAGACGATCAGCCCACCAAGGCAACCAAGATCGAATCGAAGTATAACCCGACCTTACTTCGAGAGTGCATCAAGAACAATGAATCAGCATCTGAAATCATGACGAAGCTTGGGATTGCTCACAAGCAAACCCTCAAGCAATACGTCTTGAAGCTGATCAGTGATGACCGCCACTTCTATGAAGTCAGGGGAATGTACGTCAAGAGTTCGACAAGACCAAAGGTCAACAAGAACAACGAAATCAAGCTTTATCTAAAGAACCTTGGACTCGAAGAACTTCAACTGGTTGAAGGCGACGAGTTCACGGTGATGGTTGAGAACGGTTCTATCGTTCTGACCAAGATTGAGCACTGACGCTTTGTTGGATAATGCCATGCAAACACATGCGTGGCATTATTCTTTGTTTCGTCTTTAATTTCAGTTTTTTGAACACATGGTACGGTCAAGTATCTTTGCTCGATTCGAATGCTGCTTATGCGATTTTAAGCAAAAGAATACAGATATTCAAAAATATACCAATGTACGATTTGTAGTAGAAACGTACATTGGCTTCCTAAAACTCAAAAAGTCTTTGGATTCCAACAGGATCGTGCCAGTCAGTCTGGGACCTCCTGCCCTCCCCCTGTTTTGAATGTACGTTTACACGGCATCAAAAAGCAAAATCGAACTTTGGAGGAAGTTACCTATGAAAGTTGACCCTATCATCGATTTGAAGAACATTAAAAGCATCAAGAAGCTTTTAAGCGACAACCCTCGGGATCGACTCCTATTCATCATGGGAATCAATTCTGGACTTCGAGTGCAAGACATTCTTGCGCTGAAGATCGGAGATGTCAAAATCTGCAAGATTGGCGACAGAATCGCCGTCAAGGAGAAGAAAACAGGTAAGGACAACGTGTTCATCATGAACAAGGAAATTCTTAATGCCCTTCAAGACTACTTGCGAACAATTGACCTCATCGAAGATCATTTCCTGTTTAAAAGCAGGAAAGGGAGGAACTACCCAATAACTACCTATGCCGTCACGCAGATGGTGCAACGATGGGCTGACGAAATTAACCTCGTCGGCAACTTCGGAGCCCACTCACTTCGAAAGACTTGGTGCTACCACCAACGAAAAACTTTCGGTGTAAGCTGGGAAGTTTTGGCAAAACGTTTAAACCATAGCAGCCCTTCAATAACAAGACGTTATCTTGGGGTGCAAGAGGAGGAAGTCGAGGAAATTCTGCTTAATACTATTTAGCTTTCCTCAAAAGGGGTGTTCTACCCCTTTTGCTTCTATCGATTTCAAATTCATATTTCCAGGGATGATCAACATTGTTGTTCATCTTCTCTAGTCTATTGCTTAACTTCATAACTTAAGGAGTTTGGAATGGGAATCTATCAACGCAACGAAAGATGGATGGTTTATTGGAATCATAACGGCAAGCGCCACGACAAGTCGTTCGGTAGGGGTGATCTCGCTCAAGCCAAAGCTCAGTTCTTTGACCGGGCTGTCCAGGAGGCTCTGGTGAAAGGACTTCCCGTCCCCGATCCTGAGTCGG includes the following:
- a CDS encoding AAA family ATPase, yielding MMPHSQSEIFRLIEMSDQLDDEARLGIFEFLAESFSLIPLVGGFPSPGQSSREFKRPTEAIWQQWCEQKRQFNRADFSPERAGVACGPASGVLVLDVDDMGKFRDWLTANVGEELPATLKVKTGGTGERYHFYFLYPSDGQRYPNRSVKEVFDIRGIGGQVLCPGSLHPETGKPYVIVESPENLASAPDWLRNYSLHKTIKPLAPVSIPDSHDYPQDSPMTPNTPLAAPVPTTTTAQSTPTTPLSDNFIAGLPVSENIKTQIVTPIPKGQRSEVSMKVLVALFGSHLSEGVVRQIFASYPIGEKSRENGAAWFDREITKAKDHIAANFDPALVSSASQPPSEPSTPKRQYKTFNALDVVKSNVNFEYLIDNFWPKGEPLLITGHGGAGKSILTLQIAMDLILPPPTGFLNIFKVNQGEHRVLFVQSENSLIGMKKRIDFVRNVYQFPDALLQDRMFFLGVNNDVRTSGDIKDPHFQKAIKESVDLNKIDILVIDPLISFHSEDENSNDQMRRLLDRVSLLTEEIGVTPLLIHHHGKFSTDSGAGGGRGASAIGDWSPNTWELSFKKKEDKYVLKHNKARNFAIQTELMLELMSLRFRAVGSKKVADEVHYVVTALKNLGGKASSKEELKKEVMAVYANMNPGGVKAHGSAAKYIDKAVKEGVIKETPVPNSRSKAYTF
- a CDS encoding tyrosine-type recombinase/integrase encodes the protein MKVDPIIDLKNIKSIKKLLSDNPRDRLLFIMGINSGLRVQDILALKIGDVKICKIGDRIAVKEKKTGKDNVFIMNKEILNALQDYLRTIDLIEDHFLFKSRKGRNYPITTYAVTQMVQRWADEINLVGNFGAHSLRKTWCYHQRKTFGVSWEVLAKRLNHSSPSITRRYLGVQEEEVEEILLNTI